One window of the Solanum stenotomum isolate F172 chromosome 11, ASM1918654v1, whole genome shotgun sequence genome contains the following:
- the LOC125845646 gene encoding probable linoleate 9S-lipoxygenase 5: MSCFLDGNVHFVCNSAKRYKSEHIFFANQAYLPGETPEPLRNYREKELVNLRGDGNGKLEEWARVYDYGLYNYLGDPEKGKQYARTILGGSAEYPYPRRGRTGRKTTKADPKSESRIPLLMSLDIYVPRDECFGHIKLSDFLTYALKSIVQFLIPEFQALFDSTPDEFDSFEDVLKQLVLSVLQLLIGFKGFLFCR, from the exons ATGAGTTGTTTTTTAGACGGCAACGTTCATTTTGTCTGCAATTCAGCTAAAAGATATAAATCAGAACACATTTTCTTTGCTAATCAG GCATATCTTCCCGGTGAAACACCAGAACCATTGCGCAATTACAGAGAAAAAGAGTTAGTGAACTTAAGAGGAGATGGAAATGGAAAGCTTGAGGAATGGGCCAGAGTTTATGACTACGGGTTATACAATTATTTGGGTGATCCAGAAAAAGGCAAACAGTATGCCAGGACTATCCTCGGAGGATCGGCTGAGTACCCATACCCTCGGAGAGGAAGAACAGGTAGAAAGACAACAAAAGCag ATCCTAAAAGTGAAAGTAGGATTCCACTACTTATGAGTTTAGACATCTATGTACCAAGAGACGAGTGTTTTGGACACATTAAGTTGTCGGACTTCCTGACATATGCTTTGAAATCCATTGTTCAGTTCCTTATCCCCGAGTTTCAAGCTCTCTTTGATAGCACACCTGATGAGTTTGACAGCTTTGAGGATGTACTGAAACAACTTGTATTATCTGTGCTCCAACTTTTGATTGGATTTAAAGGCTTTTTATTCTGTAGATAG